From the genome of Candidatus Nitrosocosmicus oleophilus, one region includes:
- a CDS encoding PQQ-dependent sugar dehydrogenase codes for MNDDTLTVEKVTDNLDIPTSMAFLGPNDILVTEKTTGKVMRILDGLVMPQPVLDVPVASLIERGLLGIAVSKNIAEGKTYVFLYYTESGDGIDESDANNLVDPLGNRLYRYEFVDSRLINPVLLLDLTAIPPNTRGEHNGGKIRIGPDDNVYLIVGEVGGHRTQAQNVFDGPAPNGLGGVLRISQDGGIVDPDNPIFGDGLPLNVYYAMGIRNSFGMDFDPLTGNLWDTENGPDTGDEINLVFPGFNSGWVQIQGYEDDDLLENEASEANLTEFGNSEYADPKFVWDTTIGITALKFLNSDKLGKEYQNNMFVGDINNGLLYRFTLNEDRDNIFINDTFVGDIDSLDDNEINDPKENQPIIFGQGFGGITDIQVGPDGYLYVSSYSGSLYKILPVSESTTPKNQPNLTPQNTTLTNQTVSAVILGIDGDDSYSPEPIEIRAGQTVTWHNGDTISHTVTSGQDGDLDEGILFDSDAIIPNQDYSLTFDTPGEFDYYCIYHPTMVGEVTVSGPDASTSTSEDSTDEESDEEDG; via the coding sequence GTGAATGACGATACTCTCACAGTTGAAAAAGTTACAGATAATTTAGATATTCCTACGAGCATGGCATTTCTAGGTCCTAATGACATCCTGGTTACAGAAAAAACTACAGGTAAGGTAATGAGGATCTTGGATGGACTGGTGATGCCGCAGCCAGTTTTGGATGTCCCCGTAGCATCACTAATTGAGCGAGGATTACTCGGTATAGCTGTTTCCAAGAATATAGCAGAAGGAAAAACATATGTTTTCCTCTATTATACCGAATCTGGAGATGGAATAGATGAAAGTGACGCAAATAATCTTGTCGATCCATTGGGAAATAGGCTTTATCGTTACGAATTTGTTGATAGCAGATTAATAAATCCAGTTTTGTTATTGGACTTGACCGCAATTCCTCCAAACACTAGAGGTGAACATAATGGAGGCAAAATCCGAATTGGTCCAGATGATAATGTATACTTGATAGTTGGAGAAGTGGGTGGTCACAGAACTCAGGCACAAAATGTGTTCGATGGTCCAGCTCCAAATGGACTTGGAGGCGTACTTAGAATTAGTCAAGATGGTGGAATAGTAGATCCAGATAATCCTATTTTTGGTGATGGATTACCGCTAAATGTTTACTATGCAATGGGCATTCGAAATAGTTTTGGTATGGATTTTGATCCTCTAACAGGCAATCTTTGGGATACTGAAAACGGACCTGACACCGGTGATGAAATAAATTTAGTATTTCCGGGATTTAACAGCGGCTGGGTTCAAATTCAAGGTTATGAAGATGATGATTTACTAGAGAATGAAGCATCTGAAGCTAATTTGACAGAGTTTGGAAATAGTGAATATGCAGATCCAAAATTTGTTTGGGATACGACGATAGGCATAACTGCACTAAAGTTCCTGAATTCAGACAAACTGGGTAAAGAATATCAAAACAATATGTTCGTCGGAGACATTAATAATGGTCTCCTATACCGATTTACCCTTAATGAAGATCGAGATAATATTTTCATCAATGATACTTTTGTTGGTGATATCGATTCATTAGATGATAATGAAATAAATGACCCTAAAGAGAACCAGCCAATAATCTTTGGACAGGGTTTTGGAGGAATAACTGATATTCAGGTCGGTCCAGATGGCTACCTATACGTTTCAAGTTATTCAGGCTCTTTATATAAAATACTACCAGTATCTGAAAGCACTACTCCAAAGAATCAACCTAACTTGACCCCACAAAACACTACCTTGACAAATCAAACCGTTTCTGCAGTTATTTTAGGAATAGACGGAGATGATTCATATTCACCAGAACCAATTGAAATAAGGGCAGGTCAGACTGTTACTTGGCATAACGGAGATACCATATCACATACTGTTACTTCAGGACAAGATGGAGATCTAGATGAAGGAATCCTTTTTGATTCTGATGCTATAATACCTAACCAAGACTATAGCCTGACATTTGATACTCCTGGAGAATTCGATTACTATTGTATTTATCATCCCACTATGGTTGGTGAAGTAACAGTGAGTGGACCAGATGCATCTACATCTACATCAGAAGATTCTACAGATGAAGAATCAGATGAAGAAGACGGCTAG
- a CDS encoding cupin domain-containing protein: MKDKPFDFHGSKFTIKVLSSETDYKYTVLDIFHPPNLGPALHTHPKGSETFCIIDGDYRFILDGKSILGRPGDTIFVPKETPHRFEVGPKGGHAIVISPPELEFYFFKVGELLVKGQVSYEEESSIGKKYGQVFLDNTKHWS, encoded by the coding sequence GTGAAGGATAAACCATTTGATTTTCATGGTTCAAAGTTTACAATCAAGGTCCTTAGCTCCGAAACAGACTATAAATATACAGTTCTAGATATATTTCACCCACCCAATTTAGGTCCGGCGTTACATACACATCCAAAAGGTTCAGAAACTTTTTGCATAATTGATGGAGATTATCGCTTCATTTTAGATGGAAAATCGATCTTAGGTAGGCCCGGAGACACTATCTTTGTTCCGAAGGAAACTCCTCATCGATTTGAAGTAGGTCCAAAAGGTGGACATGCGATTGTAATTAGTCCCCCGGAACTTGAGTTTTATTTTTTCAAAGTCGGTGAATTGCTAGTTAAAGGACAGGTTTCTTATGAAGAAGAGTCAAGTATAGGAAAAAAGTATGGTCAGGTTTTTCTTGACAATACAAAACATTGGAGCTAA
- a CDS encoding copper resistance CopC family protein, with product MGNYTSFVAVSGHAIPIAFKPRPDQIVNSTTSIPDKISITFNERPVLDASTIRVTDSNGTRIDNNDLKLGDSEKELTVSLNASKVVSGDYFVEWFVFSKDDGLITKGSYSFSYASDRS from the coding sequence ATGGGTAACTATACATCTTTTGTTGCAGTTAGTGGTCATGCAATTCCTATTGCCTTTAAACCTCGACCTGATCAAATTGTAAATTCAACTACATCGATACCTGACAAGATATCAATTACTTTTAATGAACGGCCTGTATTGGATGCTAGTACTATTCGAGTCACGGATTCTAATGGGACTAGGATCGACAATAATGATCTCAAATTAGGAGATTCTGAAAAAGAACTTACAGTATCTTTGAATGCATCCAAAGTAGTATCAGGTGATTATTTTGTAGAATGGTTCGTCTTTTCTAAGGATGATGGTTTGATTACTAAAGGCTCATATTCTTTTTCATATGCTTCTGACAGGAGCTAA